One Citrus sinensis cultivar Valencia sweet orange chromosome 5, DVS_A1.0, whole genome shotgun sequence genomic window, CTTGTTAGGCTTGGCAAACAATCGAGTGTCAAGTAGTTCATTCTCTCGAAGACAATGCAACCTTTCACTTCTTCTCCAACCTGCAATTGTATGATTTGTTCTATCATTTTGCAATCAGCTATCTTCATTCTTCCGAGATTCACTAGATTTTTAGATGTTGAGAGCGTCGACAAATTTATCAACCTGTGACACTTCGATACTTCTAGTCCCCACAGATTTTCCAAATGCCACGAAGGTGGTACTAGTTTTTGCAACTTACTACATTCCGATATTTCTAGACTTCCCAAGTTTGCAAACGCTTTGTTGGATTCGTCATTTTCCTTCCAGAGATGCTGCACTTTGTGTAATCTAGATAGCTTTAACTCCATCAATAGAGGGAATGCAACctgaaaatcaacaaaattaagttgtaaatgaaaatatgtatCCAATCTCTGGAGTCTTCCCCTGCATATTTTATGGACAAGACTAATCACggcattttatattttatttccaaatatAAGTATCAAATCGATTACCCTTTGAAACACATAAATGAAATCTGAGGCTAAATCCAATATGAATTAGTTAGGAAAACAGAGATgtaacacacataattaatatAGTTCATCACCTCGTGTTATCAGGCATCCAAttaatttcagacatttttataattcataCTATAAAGATAGTTAATAACTGCGGTTATATTGTTAAATCAGATATAAATTAAGATGACATGCAAAAAGATGAGTCATTAAATTTGACTTGATTCTAATGAAATTACATCCGTGCGAACAAAAGTgaagggaaaaataataataataataataataatcacctTTTCATCGAAGAGAGGTTGTACTTGATCAGCGAGCAAGAAGTTCTCTtctaatgttaatttttgagGTTTCTTGTTATCTGTTGTCACGTGCACTACAGAGTTGGATACGAATGTTTCCATATTAGGGCAATTCTCAATAGTCAGACTCCACAACATAagcatttcaattatattcTCAGTGAAGTTGCAGaatcttttgagttttggaAGATCAATGAGCCTTAGCTCGGAAAGCTTAGGAAACAGGGGGCTTATATGTTCTTTGTCAGCATTTAGCTCTTCCAAATGAAGCACCTCTTCTATTGAATCACAATTCCTCACTTCCAGGCATCTCAAATTGTTCAAGCACCGTAGCAGATTGGCAGGAATAGCACTCGACATGTTCGTGCAGTCATCCACCTCCAGCTCTTCTAAATTGTTGAAGAAGCTGACAGGCAGTGCTTGGCCATGccatatttctttcaaacatgGAAAATCTGAGAGTTGCAAATACTCTATATCACAGAATCCAATCTGCACAAACCAAAACAATTGCACtggatatatataatttttttttttgaaaggcattagatatatatacattaaacttacatgttttgtgttttaacTTCTAAAACTATATATACAAGGCAGGTGTATATGTTCAAATGTCCAAAGTGCAAGGGAGATGCATAAGTAATTTCGACGAATCGATTTAACACATACCATTTCTTCGTAACACTTTTGTATAGTGGAATTAAGGTTGCCTTCCCAATGGCGCAATTCATCCTCGTTCTTTTCAGTCACCTGCACTTCGTGCAGCTTTGGTGTGGATACGATTCCCTGAGAAAAAGGCTTCATGTTCCGACAATGTGTCATAGAAACTCCTTCCAATAATGGGAATTCAAGAGTGTAATTCTCCAAACAAAAGCTAGTAAGCCTTGGTAAATCAACAAGTGCCAAATGTTTTAATTCGTTGAAAGCAATACGATTCTCCTTCGCTTCTTCTCCAACATGTCCTATGATTTCTACTATTTTTTCACAGTGTGCTACATTAAGATTCACTAGACTATTGGGAATTCCAACCTGAAAATAAAGAGTAGCATTCAACTAGATTCAAAGTATGTCAAAATCATACAattgttttatgaaaaataacaaaccaTGAATGTCTACTagatattttttgttaaagaaaaaaggaaaaaattaaaacaaaaataaataaatagaagtccagaaaaacaaagataatgaaaatgcatttacACTATTTAGTATTAGGAACGGAGAAAGAATTTcaggtaatttttaaatattcttaattcatttttcatcttgatgctagtttttaaaaatttttaattttcaaacatgcctatttttaaaataactaaactaAAACGCTGTATTCCCCATTTTTTCCCGATATTCATGCttttaaaaatggaaaacattTCTGGAAAACACTTCCCAACGCCATCAACATGGGACTGTTATAGAGTGAATATTTGAGGAAATTTTTTAGTCAACGGTCGATTCAAAATGAACATAATGAATTTGTGCTTAATCAATGGCGTAATCAATTCATAACTAAACTGGAGATATTAACTACATTTGAAcacttttctttattttttttttaaatcgaAATCTAAAGACCcaaggaaaagagaaatatatatgaatttgtgaaCTTAAAAGCTGAGTAACTAagtatcttttaatttctgaaaatcttatttattagggtttaagaaaaaaaaattaaattgaattatattatgCTGTCAAATCGTGTTTAAAACAATTACTTTAATGCAGGTGAACCTATAAATTAGATTGAAAATGCAGAGTTCAGAATGGTGATTTGAAGTACACTACTTTTTTTCCCTCCAGAAGTTTGAAGTACAATACTTGCAATAAATCATTtgtgaatgaaaattatttgtaaacacaaaaatgattaaaataattgttgaatgttacttgaaataaaaattcaaaatgaatatAGCAATCTTACCaatgaaggaaaaatattCAGTAGATTATTACACCCAGATATCTCCAATTCCTTCAATTTGCTAAAAGACTTCGAAGCAAGCAGGTGGTGCCATATTTTTCTCAACTTATCCGCCTCACTAATCTGTAATACCTCCAGACTTGGGAGTCGTACCTgaagttaaaaattcaatgcAATTAGAGatggatattaattaaatttgaagacTCAACGATAGaagaaattaactattaagaataaaattaattaaaaaaaaaaccttttcatCAAAGAAAGATTGAGGTTGCATTTCAGTGTGAATGACGTCTTCTGGTGAGGCAAAGCTACTTAGTTTTGGAAGATAACGAAGCCACAGGGAGTGTAGTTTAGGAAAAACCTTCAATTCATCTCTTCCTCCTAACCCCCCCGTGGTGTTGTTGACTACCCCTTCCATTGACCGGCAATTACGAATCTCAAGTTGTTGGAGTTGCCCAAGACTATTAACCATAGAATATGAAAACAAATACTTCAGACGATGACAACTCCACACGGTcacttttgttaaattttgacaacAATACATTCCCTGAAATTGATCGGGCCATAATTTTTTGATGTTTGTTAAACCGCCAAGTTGCAGTTCCTCCAAGCGTGGAAAAGTAACCTGCAAAGCAAAACCGTACATTTTTGTTCCTTCAACTACAACTTCTAATATAATATTCTTTCGATAATTGAAGATCAATCGTGATAAtatattacttaattaattattaaacagAAAATTATTACCTGGTGAACAGGATCATCCTCTGCATTGATTTCTGTGAATCCCTGAGTTGTTGGTTTCTCCATGTCGGGCCCtataaatgaacaaaaacaatatataataaacatccgtgtttttttttcaccaaaaaaaaagaaaaagaaaaaaagaatgagtCAATGTCAATAATCCtaccaataattaatttcaacacttaccaataatcattttcaaattatcgCAATTTTTTACTCTTACTTTTTGAAGCCCCAATAGGTTTTTAGCCATAGAGAATGAGAAGAGATACTTCAATTTTGGACAGGAATCTACGTTTATAATCCTTAAGTTGCTGAAAGATTGATCTTCTCTGAGTTGGCTGTAGCATATCGTCTCCAAATtggttaaattaataagatccAATGACTCCAGCAAGGGAAAGACTTTGCAACGAACCCGTCCAACTGAACCGACAATATGTAAAATCTCAGAACAGTCTGATACTAGAAGATGCTGCAATCGTGGAAAACCTTCCCCATCGTCTAATTCATGAACAACATTCTGAACACCCTTCTGAGACTGTAGACGGAGATCTTCAGTTCTCTTCAGCAACATTTTCGTCCTATCATTCCCCAAAAGAAGGCTAACTTTTTCTGGCCCCTTGAGCACCATCAATGTTGATGTTTTAGATGTGACGTGCCGTCGGACAGACGTTTGTCCTATAAATATCTTATATCTTTCCAATTCCACAGAGACAAAATCCGGCGGCAGAATTTCGGAATCCGAAACATCTATCTCCAAAGTAGTTAGGTTTGACAACCCCTTCAACTCGACAAGACTGGCATTACTTCCTCCTTCAACCTTATCCCACTGTGAAAAGCTGTTATGCATAAACAGTTCTTCTAATCgagataattttgatatgacATTTGGTGGTATCAACTCAAGGCTCCGACAATTGCTCAAATCTAGCAACTGTAACCGCGTCAATCGTCCAATTCCGAGTGGTAACTGCTTGATATCGGAATATACAAGGCTGAGAATCTCTAATTTCTTTAGCTGTCCAACTATTGCTATATCTTTTAGTCGGCAATAGTCTAAACACAATGTTTGAAGGTTAATGAGGCAACCAAGTGATGAAGGTAATGAAGAGAAGTGAATTCcagtaaaattcaaaactttgAGTCCTTCCGTCCCTTTAAAAAAGTGGTCTTTAACTTGCATAGAGCAAAGACCCTTCGTATGCAACAAAAGTAACTCGAGACGGGGACATCCCAACCTTTCGGGAAGCTCTTGAATATCTCTATAAGGTAAAGAAATAGCAATTGGATCTTTCCGTATTGTCTCTtccatctttttctccaaGTCGGCAACATTTGGAATATTAAACATGAGCTCCTCTTCTGCAATTGATACAGCAACAGCATGAATGACGTCATGCATTTTGACTTCATCTTCAGCATCACCGTCCAACAATAAGCATGAAGATTTGAGTTTGCCGATCAACGTATGCACTCTACTCCTTGCTTCTTCCAGTGTGTAAACGTTTTTAAAATAGCCCATACCCATACCACATCTCAATAAGGAAGAAACTGGTATAGCATGACCTTCACTAAATAGACCACAAAGAAGGAACAAAGATTTTGCTTCCTTACTTCCCAATAAGTCGTAACTCAATTTTATGGAGATGTACACATTTATTTCCATtccatcaatttcttttgcatTGGAACTTCTTAGCTGATTCAACACATCTTTCCAAGTGTCAAgcctttcatttttcaaagctTTTGCAAGTGTAATCAGTGCAACAGGCAGTCCTCCGCATCTTTCAACGATCTCATCTGCTATAGATTGAAAAGCAAATGTTTTCATTGAATCACCCACTATCTTCTTAAATAACTGCAatgcttcttcttttaataaaGCATCGATCTGGATCTCTTTCTGAGAATTCATAACATTGCGCAATAAATCTTGACGTCTAGACGTCAGTATTATTGTGCATCGTCTCTGATCAcccattctttctttctcaacaTCCCTGGAAGGAATTCCAACTTTATCGAACTCCAGTTCTCTCCAAATATTATCCAATATAATGAGATGCCGCTCCTTGTTCTTCAATGCTCCACATAGTTGATTTGCTCTGTCGAATATACTCTCATTCAACTCAAACTTTATGCCTAAATCAGAAGCAAGTTCGTCTTGAATTTTCTGATGATCTGGGTTCTCTGTTACCTCAGCCATAGCGACCTTATCGAACAACTTATCTTCCAGCACTTGCTTTGCAACTTGCTTGACGAGCGTGGTTTTACCCACGCCGCCCATCCCGTAGACCCCAATTATGTTGAGCTTATCATCCCTCAACGCCTCCATAACATCTTGAAATACTTTCATTCTTGAATCAAACGCCTCGAAATCTTTCACTTGAATAAGTTCTACCAGCTTTGGAGTAGGACGGTGGGAAACATTGGAGAAGTTGCCTTTTCCCACGAGACTAGCTGCAGCTTCTGCGGCCTTTGCTGCTTGTCTACTGAGCTTGTAACGAGAAATCAAGTTTGGGCACAATCCTTTGAAACAGAACTTCTTAGCTCTATCTTCATCATCAGTGATGGATTTGGCAGCGCCCTGAGTGAATTCCTTGACACTATTAAGCCAGTCTGCAACATCCTTATAAATCTCATCTCCTTGTTGAGTAGCCTGATGAACGGGTATTTCCACCCTTTCTCTTTTGTGTTCCAGCTGCTTCACTTGATCTTTTAGGCCATCTATGTAGCTCTGGTACTTGAACACATAAGATATCTGCCGTATAATCGGTTTGAATAGTGACTTTGCACCTTCTGATACGATGCTGGAAAAAGCAGCCAGACCCACTTCTGCAGCCATTGCCTGTTGCTTaacagtatatatatatatatatatatatatatatatatataaagtgaataaaaatgtcaaataaaggaatacaaataaattaaaatgaactaGAGGGAAAgacagagaaagaaaagacCGCAAACAACATCGCGATATTGATTTTGAACCAACTGATACCTAAGTagagaatttctttttctatcttaAGGATAAGAGGTTTCGCTATTAACAGAAAGGTATCCTTCAAGGAAAGTTGAtggaaattaagaaagaatGGCTATCAAGATCAAGTATTCTggtactaaaaataaatgatatgacttaagaaaagtaaattatatgattaagaaaaaccagagaatttttttcctaGGAAAGTTTAtggaaattaagaaagaaCCGCTATGAAGATCAAGTATCAGAGATTCTGCTACTAAAAGAATATTACAGGTTTTAGAACAAGTGCACCTCTTGACCTGTCTGGGATAAGAGTTGATGAGCTGCTGTATTCACCTTGAATATAGAAGAAATATTACAGGTTTTGACTAAAGAGGAATGTGAGGAACGAGTTGATGAGAGTAATAACAATGACTTTCCAAAAGAAGACGACTTGAGCATTAAGCATGCACCCCCTTTTTCAATCAAATATTGGTACGTATATACGTAGGGACCATTATGCGTATATGAAGTCCATTAGTTGCAATCAGAAACCCTGGCCCAATTTAATTGACACTGGATTTTTGATAAGAAGAAGGCAAGGATAAGGACAAAGTCAATCAATCACCAACAGTAATTACTTCAATCTTTGTCA contains:
- the LOC102611187 gene encoding disease resistance protein At4g27190-like isoform X3 — encoded protein: MLKSSSFGKSLLLLSSTRSSHSSLVKTCNISSIFKVNTAAHQLLSQTEVGLAAFSSIVSEGAKSLFKPIIRQISYVFKYQSYIDGLKDQVKQLEHKRERVEIPVHQATQQGDEIYKDVADWLNSVKEFTQGAAKSITDDEDRAKKFCFKGLCPNLISRYKLSRQAAKAAEAAASLVGKGNFSNVSHRPTPKLVELIQVKDFEAFDSRMKVFQDVMEALRDDKLNIIGVYGMGGVGKTTLVKQVAKQVLEDKLFDKVAMAEVTENPDHQKIQDELASDLGIKFELNESIFDRANQLCGALKNKERHLIILDNIWRELEFDKVGIPSRDVEKERMGDQRRCTIILTSRRQDLLRNVMNSQKEIQIDALLKEEALQLFKKIVGDSMKTFAFQSIADEIVERCGGLPVALITLAKALKNERLDTWKDVLNQLRSSNAKEIDGMEINVYISIKLSYDLLGSKEAKSLFLLCGLFSEGHAIPVSSLLRCGMGMGYFKNVYTLEEARSRVHTLIGKLKSSCLLLDGDAEDEVKMHDVIHAVAVSIAEEELMFNIPNVADLEKKMEETIRKDPIAISLPYRDIQELPERLGCPRLELLLLHTKGLCSMQVKDHFFKGTEGLKVLNFTGIHFSSLPSSLGCLINLQTLCLDYCRLKDIAIVGQLKKLEILSLVYSDIKQLPLGIGRLTRLQLLDLSNCRSLELIPPNVISKLSRLEELFMHNSFSQWDKVEGGSNASLVELKGLSNLTTLEIDVSDSEILPPDFVSVELERYKIFIGQTSVRRHVTSKTSTLMVLKGPEKVSLLLGNDRTKMLLKRTEDLRLQSQKGVQNVVHELDDGEGFPRLQHLLVSDCSEILHIVGSVGRVRCKVFPLLESLDLINLTNLETICYSQLREDQSFSNLRIINVDSCPKLKYLFSFSMAKNLLGLQKVRVKNCDNLKMIIGPDMEKPTTQGFTEINAEDDPVHQVTFPRLEELQLGGLTNIKKLWPDQFQGMYCCQNLTKVTVWSCHRLKYLFSYSMVNSLGQLQQLEIRNCRSMEGVVNNTTGGLGGRDELKVFPKLHSLWLRYLPKLSSFASPEDVIHTEMQPQSFFDEKVRLPSLEVLQISEADKLRKIWHHLLASKSFSKLKELEISGCNNLLNIFPSLLNATLYFQVGIPNSLVNLNVAHCEKIVEIIGHVGEEAKENRIAFNELKHLALVDLPRLTSFCLENYTLEFPLLEGVSMTHCRNMKPFSQGIVSTPKLHEVQVTEKNEDELRHWEGNLNSTIQKCYEEMIGFRDIEHLQLSHFPRLREIWHGQALPVSFFNNLFKLVVDDCTNMSSAIPANLLRCLNNLRYLEVRNCDSLEEVLHLEELSPKEEHIGPLFPRLFSLRLIDLPKLKRFCNFTGNIIELPELENLTIENCPDMETFISNSVVHVTTDNKEPQKLTSEENFLLAHQVQPLFDEKVAFPQLRWLTLSGLHKVQHIWKENDESNKVFANLGSLEISECSKLQKLVPHSWHLENLWGLEVSKCHRLINVLTLSASKNLVNLRRMKIADCKMIEQIIQSQVGEEAKDCIVFKELEYLTLDCLPSLTSFCLGNYALEFPSLKQVVVRQYPKMKIFSQGVLDTPMLNKVNITEEEKDDDERCWEGNLNDTIKKKLFNEMNSKEEIEPTLQIQ